In Felis catus isolate Fca126 chromosome A3, F.catus_Fca126_mat1.0, whole genome shotgun sequence, a single genomic region encodes these proteins:
- the PCMTD2 gene encoding protein-L-isoaspartate O-methyltransferase domain-containing protein 2, giving the protein MGGAVSAGEDNDELIDNLKEAQYIRTELVEQAFRAVDRADYYLEEFKENAYKDLAWKHGNIHLSAPCIYSEVMEALDLQPGLSFLNLGSGTGYLSSMVGLILGPFGVNHGVELHSDVIEYAKQKLDFFIRTSDSFDKFDFCEPSFVIGNCLEISPDCSQYDRVYCGAGVQKEHEEYMKSLLKVGGILVMPLEEKLTKITRTGPSAWETKKILAVSFAPLIQPCHSETGKSRLVQLPPLAVRSLQDLARIAIRGTIKKVIRQETVSSSGNGLKSTPGVKRRRVRRRRMETIVFLDKEVFASRISSPSDDNSCEDLEEESREEDRAPPPEAKPAPPVNFLREKVLSLPLPDPLKYYLLYYREK; this is encoded by the exons ATGGGAGGTGCTGTGAGTGCTGGTGAGGACAACGATGAACTGATAGACAATTTGAAAGAAGCACAGTACATCCGGACTGAGCTGGTGGAGCAGGCTTTCCGAGCTGTCGACCGCGCAGACTATTATCtggaagaatttaaagaaaatgcgTATAAAGACCTGGCGTGGAAGCATGGAAACATCCACCTGTCAGCCCCGTGCATCTACTCAGAAGTCATGGAAGCTCTGGACCTGCAGCCAGGCCTCTCCTTCTTGAACCTGGGCAGCGGCACTGGCTACCTCAGTTCCATGGTGGGGCTCATTCTAG GTCCTTTTGGTGTGAACCACGGGGTTGAACTCCATTCAGATGTAATAGAATATGCAAAGCAGAAGCTGGACTTCTTCATTCGAACCAGTGACAGCTTTGACAA ATTTGACTTCTGTGAACCTTCCTTTGTTATTGGCAATTGCCTGGAGATTTCTCCAGATTGTTCTCAGTACGATCGTGTGTACTGTGGGGCTGGTGTgcagaaagagcatgaagaataCATGAAGAGTCTTCTCAAAGTAGGGGGCATCCTTGTCATGCCGCTGGAGGAGAAG TTGACTAAGATAACACGAACTGGTCCTTCTGCTTGGGAAACCAAAAAGATTCTGGCTGTTTCTTTTGCTCCTCTGATCCAGCCCTGTCATTCAGAGACAGGAAAATCAAGACTTGTCCAGTTAC CGCCACTGGCCGTGCGAAGCCTCCAGGACCTGGCTCGCATCGCCATCCGGGGCACCATTAAAAAGGTCATTCGTCAGGAAACGGTGAGCAGCAGTGGAAACGGACTGAAGAGCACTCCGGGGGTGAAACGAAGGAGAGTGCGCCGCCGTCGAATGGAAACGATCGTCTTTTTGgacaaagaggtttttgccagTCGGATTTCCAGCCCCTCTGACGACAACAGCTGCGAGGACTTGGAAGAGGAGTCGCGGGAGGAGGACAGAGCCCCCCCGCCCGAAGCCAAGCCAGCCCCACCGGTGAACTTCCTACGGGAGAAGGTCCTGAGCCTCCCTCTGCCAGACCCCCTGAAATACTACTTGCTGTATTACAGGGAGAAGTAA